A region from the Cellvibrio sp. PSBB006 genome encodes:
- a CDS encoding MFS transporter produces the protein MSQMETLTPAGAVLGEIPPVVPAANTFDPTKTILPVIGAVSFVHLINDLIQSILPSIYPLLKTDYALSFTQIGMITLAFQMTASLLQPGIGLYTDKHPKPYLLPTGMLFTLAGLVMLAFANNFTWLLIASAMIGLGSSTFHPEASRVARMASGGRFGFAQSFFQVGGNAGSAFGPLLAAAIILPQGQGAIGWFTLFAIVGFAVLFGVARWTIRSHASLKSVKKHAHFAHLSRAQVIGALTVLALLVFSKYIYMAAFTNYYTFYLIEKFSTSVADAQLFLFLFLAAVALGTFAGGPIGDKVGRKAVIWISILGAAPFTLLFPYCNLFWTAVLSVVIGLVLSSAFSAIVVLAQELVPTKIGMISGIFFGLMFGISGVAAAGLGALADATTIEHVFDYCAYLPLIGMVTILLPRMSRR, from the coding sequence ATGAGCCAGATGGAAACCCTTACTCCCGCTGGTGCGGTGCTGGGCGAGATACCGCCGGTTGTACCTGCTGCCAATACTTTTGATCCGACCAAAACGATCTTGCCGGTGATTGGCGCGGTCAGCTTTGTCCACCTGATCAATGATTTGATCCAATCTATCTTGCCGTCGATCTACCCCTTGCTGAAAACCGATTACGCGCTGAGCTTTACCCAGATCGGCATGATAACGCTCGCGTTCCAGATGACGGCGTCGCTACTGCAACCGGGCATTGGACTGTATACCGACAAACACCCCAAGCCTTATCTACTGCCCACCGGCATGCTGTTCACATTAGCCGGCCTGGTCATGCTGGCATTCGCCAACAATTTCACCTGGCTGTTGATTGCCTCTGCGATGATTGGTTTGGGTTCTTCGACTTTCCACCCGGAAGCCTCGCGTGTTGCACGTATGGCATCGGGCGGGCGTTTTGGTTTTGCGCAATCGTTCTTCCAGGTGGGCGGCAATGCCGGTTCTGCGTTTGGTCCCTTGTTGGCAGCGGCCATTATTCTTCCGCAGGGACAAGGTGCCATCGGATGGTTTACGTTGTTTGCGATTGTTGGTTTTGCCGTACTGTTTGGTGTTGCCCGCTGGACAATCCGTTCCCATGCATCACTTAAGAGTGTAAAAAAGCACGCGCACTTCGCACACCTGTCACGCGCTCAGGTTATCGGTGCATTAACGGTGTTGGCGCTGTTGGTATTTTCCAAATACATTTACATGGCGGCGTTTACCAATTACTACACGTTTTACCTGATCGAAAAATTCTCGACGTCCGTTGCCGACGCGCAATTGTTTTTATTTTTGTTTTTAGCCGCAGTGGCGCTGGGCACATTTGCCGGTGGTCCGATTGGCGATAAGGTTGGCCGCAAAGCCGTGATCTGGATTTCCATTCTCGGCGCCGCACCTTTCACGCTGCTCTTTCCCTACTGCAACCTGTTCTGGACGGCGGTGCTGTCGGTCGTGATCGGGCTGGTTTTATCCTCGGCGTTTTCCGCGATTGTGGTGCTCGCGCAGGAGTTGGTGCCCACTAAAATCGGCATGATTTCCGGGATATTTTTTGGTTTGATGTTTGGTATTAGCGGCGTCGCAGCGGCGGGATTGGGTGCTTTGGCCGACGCAACAACCATCGAACATGTGTTTGATTATTGTGCTTATTTACCCCTCATCGGCATGGTCACTATCTTATTGCCGCGTATGAGTCGCAGGTAA
- a CDS encoding helix-turn-helix transcriptional regulator, whose product MRIVEQRSPEELQHVPRPIVAWAGHYANGDEIPSHTHRRAQLLYAVEGVMRVITPNSVWTIPSHRALWVPPNVEHHSFMMTEVEMRTLYVSDDIRLSLGKECRAISVSGLLRELILGLLQEPAEYPMPGRGEHLVALILMEIDRAATQPVEIPWPQDRRLQTVCQRIMNSPGVTYTIDELAEMAGASARTLIRLFPKETGLKYHQWVQQVQLAEALCRLSRGESIARIANFLGYANPSAFSAMFKRNVGVTPNQYFQR is encoded by the coding sequence ATGCGTATTGTTGAACAGCGCAGCCCGGAAGAACTTCAACATGTGCCGCGCCCCATAGTGGCCTGGGCTGGGCATTATGCGAATGGCGACGAGATTCCCAGCCACACGCACCGGCGCGCGCAGTTACTTTATGCGGTTGAAGGGGTAATGCGGGTGATAACCCCCAACAGCGTCTGGACAATCCCGTCGCATCGCGCACTTTGGGTGCCGCCGAATGTTGAACATCACTCGTTTATGATGACCGAGGTGGAGATGCGCACCCTTTACGTCAGTGACGATATCCGGCTTTCACTCGGCAAGGAATGCCGGGCAATTTCTGTGTCGGGATTACTACGCGAATTGATTTTGGGTTTACTGCAAGAACCGGCCGAGTATCCAATGCCGGGACGCGGTGAACATTTGGTTGCGCTGATTTTGATGGAGATTGACCGCGCTGCAACCCAGCCGGTGGAAATTCCCTGGCCACAGGATCGGCGCTTACAAACCGTGTGCCAGCGGATTATGAATTCGCCCGGGGTGACTTACACCATCGATGAATTAGCCGAGATGGCGGGTGCCAGTGCTCGCACCCTGATTCGTTTATTTCCGAAAGAAACCGGCCTGAAATACCACCAGTGGGTTCAGCAAGTACAGCTTGCCGAAGCACTCTGCCGCCTTAGCCGAGGCGAAAGCATTGCACGCATCGCCAACTTCCTCGGGTACGCCAATCCCAGTGCATTCTCGGCAATGTTCAAACGCAATGTTGGTGTCACGCCCAACCAATATTTTCAACGATAA
- the thiI gene encoding tRNA uracil 4-sulfurtransferase ThiI has protein sequence MHFIVKVFPEIIIKSPPVRKRFIKQLRDNLRRLLADLGVDIDVQRDWEKIEVVAPGADARVTAQVAEVLAHTPGIANFSLIQAYPLGDLEDIFQKTLAHWRDALAGKTFCVRVKRHGKHDFGSVDVEKFVGGGLLHNSQAKGVDLHKPDIIVPLEIKWERLFVIASKTQGLGGFPLGAQDPVLSLISGGFDSTVSTYLCIKRGLRAHYCFFNLGGRAHEIGVKEVAYYLWNKYGASHRVKFVTVPFEDVVREILEKVDNSYMGVVLKRMMLRAAEKVADSLEIPALVTGESVAQVSSQTLVNLNVIDRATDMIVLRPLATMDKGEIIDISRKIGTETFAASMPEYCGVISVNPTTRAKLARAEAEEENFDMAVLQRAIDERIAQNIDEIVDDLNADLTVPIVADIVGADQVVIDIRHPDEEEANPLKLIDVTIEKIPFYSLNKQFPQLDASKQYLLYCQKGVMSQLHAANLKDAGHTNVGVYRPEPKSACSI, from the coding sequence ATGCATTTTATCGTCAAGGTTTTCCCCGAGATCATCATCAAAAGTCCGCCGGTGCGTAAGCGCTTTATCAAGCAGCTGCGCGATAACCTGCGGCGTTTGTTGGCGGATCTGGGGGTGGATATTGATGTGCAGCGCGATTGGGAGAAGATTGAGGTTGTAGCGCCCGGTGCGGATGCGAGGGTAACGGCGCAGGTGGCCGAGGTGTTGGCGCATACGCCGGGCATCGCGAATTTTTCGTTGATTCAGGCTTACCCGCTCGGTGACCTGGAGGATATCTTTCAAAAAACCCTGGCCCATTGGCGCGATGCGTTGGCTGGTAAAACGTTTTGTGTGCGCGTAAAGCGCCATGGTAAACATGACTTCGGTTCGGTCGATGTGGAGAAGTTTGTGGGTGGTGGGTTGTTGCATAACTCCCAGGCCAAAGGTGTGGATCTGCATAAACCGGACATTATCGTGCCGCTGGAAATCAAATGGGAGCGCCTGTTTGTTATCGCGAGCAAAACGCAAGGTCTGGGCGGTTTTCCGCTCGGTGCGCAGGACCCGGTTCTGTCACTGATTTCCGGCGGTTTTGATTCCACGGTGTCGACGTATTTGTGTATCAAGCGCGGTTTGCGCGCGCATTATTGTTTCTTCAATCTCGGCGGTCGTGCCCATGAGATTGGTGTAAAAGAAGTGGCTTATTATTTGTGGAATAAATACGGCGCTTCGCATCGCGTAAAATTCGTCACTGTGCCCTTTGAAGATGTGGTGCGTGAAATTCTCGAAAAAGTTGATAATTCCTATATGGGCGTGGTGCTCAAGCGCATGATGTTGCGCGCGGCGGAAAAAGTGGCGGACTCGCTGGAGATTCCCGCGTTGGTAACTGGCGAAAGTGTGGCGCAGGTGTCGAGCCAGACGCTGGTGAATTTAAATGTGATTGATCGCGCGACGGACATGATTGTGTTGCGCCCACTGGCCACCATGGATAAGGGCGAGATCATCGATATCTCGCGCAAGATCGGCACGGAAACCTTCGCCGCCAGCATGCCGGAATATTGTGGTGTTATTTCCGTAAACCCCACCACGCGCGCGAAATTGGCTCGCGCCGAGGCGGAAGAAGAAAACTTTGATATGGCGGTGTTGCAACGCGCTATTGACGAACGCATCGCGCAGAATATCGATGAAATTGTGGACGACCTGAATGCAGATCTGACCGTTCCGATTGTGGCGGATATCGTCGGTGCCGACCAGGTAGTGATCGATATTCGCCATCCCGATGAAGAAGAAGCGAACCCGCTGAAACTGATCGACGTCACCATCGAAAAGATTCCTTTTTATTCGCTTAACAAACAATTCCCGCAATTGGATGCCAGCAAACAATATTTGCTTTATTGCCAGAAAGGCGTCATGAGCCAACTGCATGCCGCCAACCTGAAAGATGCCGGACACACGAATGTTGGCGTCTATCGTCCGGAACCCAAGAGTGCATGCTCGATCTAG
- a CDS encoding cation:proton antiporter: MPHAMNTTEIFLIAMTIIFTVPYFIWRVGKTDYWAPLVVVQIITGILLGPGILGAFFPDYYAFVFNPSVVTALNGIAWWAVMLFVFIAGVELDLSKAWQYKRESGITAGLALGMPLAFGCVAGLGMLMFEGWLGPQGMPWQFVLGVGMSCAVTALPILILLMEKLNILRQPIGQRILRYASLDDIAIWGVLALILLDWDRVGRQGMFLVGFAAASYLYRKLMVAIPERDRWYVSLVWLAIGGFAGDWSGLHFMVGAFLAGAVTDSHWFNQEEMDKLRHHVLLVIMPVFFLSTGLRTNWDVGGTMVFIAAAVLLVASVSGKLAGVHLAGRILKWEKGEASIIGWLLQTKALIMIIFANVLLDKQIITSETFTALLLMAVASTMLTVPVVAPKLEKLRDVIFRSK; this comes from the coding sequence ATGCCTCATGCCATGAACACCACGGAAATCTTCCTGATTGCCATGACGATTATCTTCACCGTGCCTTATTTCATCTGGCGCGTTGGAAAAACAGATTACTGGGCACCGCTGGTGGTGGTGCAGATTATCACCGGCATTTTGCTGGGGCCGGGCATTCTCGGTGCCTTCTTCCCTGACTACTACGCCTTTGTCTTTAACCCCTCGGTGGTCACCGCGCTTAACGGTATTGCCTGGTGGGCAGTGATGTTGTTTGTGTTTATCGCTGGTGTTGAATTGGATCTGAGCAAGGCCTGGCAATATAAACGCGAAAGCGGCATCACCGCCGGGTTGGCCCTGGGGATGCCCCTGGCCTTCGGCTGCGTGGCCGGCCTGGGCATGTTGATGTTTGAAGGCTGGTTGGGGCCGCAGGGTATGCCCTGGCAGTTTGTATTGGGTGTGGGGATGTCCTGTGCAGTGACTGCCTTGCCAATCCTGATTTTGTTGATGGAGAAGCTGAATATCCTGCGTCAGCCCATCGGTCAGCGCATCCTGCGCTACGCCAGCCTTGATGACATTGCGATCTGGGGCGTGCTGGCGCTGATCCTTCTGGATTGGGATCGCGTGGGGCGCCAGGGTATGTTCCTGGTTGGGTTTGCGGCGGCCAGTTATCTGTATCGCAAGTTGATGGTGGCGATTCCTGAGCGGGATCGCTGGTACGTGAGCCTGGTGTGGCTGGCAATTGGAGGTTTTGCCGGCGACTGGTCGGGATTGCATTTTATGGTCGGCGCGTTTCTGGCCGGCGCGGTGACGGACAGCCATTGGTTCAATCAGGAGGAGATGGACAAGCTGCGTCATCACGTGTTGCTGGTGATCATGCCGGTGTTTTTCCTCAGCACGGGGTTGCGGACCAACTGGGATGTGGGGGGCACCATGGTGTTTATTGCGGCGGCGGTGTTATTGGTGGCGTCGGTGAGCGGTAAGCTGGCGGGTGTGCATCTGGCGGGCAGGATTTTGAAATGGGAGAAGGGGGAGGCGTCGATCATTGGTTGGTTGTTGCAGACCAAGGCGTTGATCATGATTATTTTTGCGAATGTGTTGTTGGATAAACAGATTATTACGAGTGAGACGTTTACGGCGCTGTTGTTGATGGCGGTGGCGAGTACTATGTTGACGGTGCCGGTAGTGGCGCCGAAGCTGGAGAAGTTGCGGGACGTTATTTTTAGATCGAAATAA
- the glnA gene encoding type I glutamate--ammonia ligase, which translates to MSKTLDLIKEHEARWIDLRFTDTKGKEQHVTYPANVVNDTFFEEGKMFDGSSIAGWKGINESDMILMPDDSTAMLDPFYDEATIIVRCDIVEPATMQGYDRDPRSIGRRAEEYLKSTGLGDKALFGPEPEFFIFDSVHYASTMGGAFYKIKSEEAAWDSGADTEGKTGHAPRVKGGYFPVAPIDSLHDIRAAMCNAMEAMGLEIEVHHHEVANAGQCEIGVGANTLVKKADEVQILKYCVHNVAHQYGKTATFMPKPLIGDNGSGMHVHQSFSKAGVNQFAGDAYAGLSETALYYIGGIIKHAKSLNAFCNASTNSYKRLVPGFEAPVMLAYSARNRSASIRVPFVSGAKAKRIETRFPDPTANPYLAFAALLMAGIDGVQNKIHPGDPATKDLYDLEPEEEAEIPTVCASLEEALLSLEADHDYLTAGGVFTKDFIDSYIALKRADIQRVDMTPHPVEFELYYSV; encoded by the coding sequence ATGTCTAAGACTCTGGACTTGATCAAAGAACACGAAGCGCGCTGGATCGACCTGCGCTTTACCGATACCAAAGGTAAAGAGCAACACGTTACCTACCCCGCCAACGTCGTAAACGACACCTTCTTTGAAGAAGGCAAAATGTTCGATGGTTCATCTATCGCCGGCTGGAAAGGCATCAACGAATCCGACATGATCCTGATGCCGGACGATTCTACCGCTATGCTGGACCCTTTCTACGACGAAGCAACCATCATCGTGCGTTGCGACATCGTTGAACCTGCCACCATGCAAGGCTACGACCGCGACCCACGCTCTATCGGCCGTCGCGCTGAAGAGTACCTGAAGTCCACCGGCCTGGGCGACAAAGCCCTGTTTGGTCCGGAGCCTGAATTCTTCATCTTCGACAGCGTTCACTACGCCAGCACCATGGGCGGCGCGTTCTACAAGATCAAATCTGAAGAAGCCGCCTGGGACTCAGGTGCTGACACCGAAGGTAAAACCGGCCACGCACCACGCGTAAAAGGTGGTTACTTCCCGGTTGCGCCGATCGACTCTCTGCACGACATCCGTGCCGCCATGTGTAATGCCATGGAAGCTATGGGCCTGGAAATCGAAGTTCACCACCACGAAGTGGCTAACGCCGGTCAGTGTGAAATCGGTGTTGGCGCCAACACCCTGGTGAAAAAAGCGGACGAAGTACAGATCCTGAAGTACTGCGTACACAACGTTGCTCACCAGTACGGTAAAACCGCTACTTTTATGCCGAAGCCGCTGATTGGCGACAACGGTTCAGGTATGCACGTTCACCAGTCTTTCTCTAAAGCTGGCGTTAACCAGTTTGCCGGTGATGCTTATGCTGGCCTGAGCGAAACTGCCCTGTACTACATCGGCGGTATCATCAAGCACGCTAAATCACTGAATGCTTTCTGTAACGCGTCTACCAACTCCTACAAGCGTCTGGTTCCAGGCTTCGAAGCGCCGGTAATGCTGGCTTACTCTGCCCGTAACCGTTCTGCTTCTATCCGTGTTCCGTTCGTATCTGGCGCCAAAGCCAAGCGTATCGAAACCCGTTTCCCTGACCCGACAGCTAACCCATACCTGGCGTTCGCTGCTCTGTTGATGGCGGGTATCGACGGCGTTCAGAACAAGATTCACCCTGGCGACCCAGCGACTAAAGATTTGTACGACCTGGAGCCAGAAGAAGAAGCGGAAATCCCGACCGTTTGTGCCAGCCTGGAAGAAGCACTGCTGTCTCTGGAAGCTGACCACGACTACCTGACTGCTGGCGGCGTGTTCACCAAAGACTTCATCGATTCTTACATCGCGCTGAAGCGTGCCGACATTCAACGTGTTGACATGACTCCGCACCCGGTAGAATTCGAACTCTACTACAGCGTGTAA
- a CDS encoding DUF4124 domain-containing protein, whose translation MPVRPFLCLLLALALTASASASASAQIYKTVDKDGKVIYTDKPRGDQPAEAVDLPPINTLPPENADNFPEPRQDNQQEAINYQVNIISPRENVTIPPGQRDLGIAITLNPPLAGDHWLLYFMNGELLEETRDSNIVVQDVFRGSHTLEVEVIDSNGNSLGKSAPVVVNVIRPTVKQQTAPTPKPKPKT comes from the coding sequence ATGCCCGTCCGTCCGTTCCTGTGTTTACTCCTTGCTCTTGCCCTGACCGCCAGCGCCAGCGCCAGTGCCAGTGCACAAATCTATAAAACCGTCGACAAGGACGGCAAGGTCATCTACACCGATAAGCCCCGCGGCGATCAACCCGCAGAAGCGGTGGATCTCCCACCCATCAACACCCTGCCACCCGAAAACGCCGACAATTTTCCAGAACCCCGGCAAGATAATCAGCAGGAAGCCATCAACTATCAGGTAAACATCATCAGCCCCCGCGAGAATGTAACTATTCCGCCAGGGCAAAGGGATTTGGGGATCGCTATCACGCTCAACCCGCCCCTGGCCGGTGATCACTGGCTGCTTTACTTTATGAACGGTGAATTGCTGGAAGAGACTCGCGATAGCAACATTGTGGTGCAGGATGTCTTTCGCGGTAGCCACACGCTGGAAGTCGAAGTTATCGATAGCAATGGCAACTCCCTGGGCAAGTCTGCCCCGGTCGTCGTCAATGTCATTCGCCCCACCGTTAAACAGCAAACTGCCCCTACGCCGAAACCCAAGCCCAAGACATAA
- the glnL gene encoding nitrogen regulation protein NR(II), producing the protein MSPRDLHKPLLDSLSTAIILVDGDLLLRHMNPAAEALLSMSCERNIGEPITYFFHESNETEKQLKLAAVQANHYTKRHAEWQLLSGGHITVDYTVTPFGDHEGLIIEILPIDRLLRISREEMLASSHETTRNLIRGMAHEIKNPLGGIRGAAQLLARELPDSGLQEYTNIIIDEADRLRNLVDRMLGPNQLPQHKQLNIHEALERVATIIHAESNDAVKIVRDYDPSIPDIMGDKELLIQAFLNIVRNAMQALLEAGMIDGVIRLRTRIQRQFTIGRRHHPLVCRVDILDNGPGIPQDMIENIFYPMISGRAEGTGLGLTISQHLIHQHHGLIECQSEPGQTRFTLYLPMEVQHAEV; encoded by the coding sequence GTGAGCCCTCGCGATCTTCACAAACCGCTGCTCGACAGCCTCAGTACAGCCATTATTCTGGTGGACGGCGATCTGCTCCTGCGCCATATGAATCCGGCTGCCGAAGCCTTACTGTCGATGAGCTGTGAACGCAATATCGGCGAGCCCATCACCTACTTCTTCCACGAATCCAACGAAACCGAAAAACAACTCAAACTCGCCGCCGTTCAGGCTAATCACTACACCAAGCGCCATGCTGAATGGCAGCTGCTCAGCGGTGGCCATATCACCGTGGATTACACGGTGACGCCCTTTGGCGACCACGAAGGCCTGATCATCGAAATCCTGCCAATTGACCGCCTGCTGCGTATCAGCCGCGAGGAGATGCTGGCCTCATCCCACGAGACCACGCGCAACCTGATTCGCGGCATGGCCCATGAGATCAAGAATCCACTGGGCGGTATTCGCGGAGCCGCCCAATTGCTGGCGCGGGAACTGCCGGACAGCGGCTTGCAGGAGTACACCAATATCATCATCGACGAGGCAGATCGCCTGCGTAACCTCGTTGATCGTATGCTCGGCCCCAACCAGCTGCCACAGCACAAGCAACTCAACATCCACGAAGCGCTGGAGCGAGTGGCAACCATCATCCACGCCGAAAGCAACGATGCGGTCAAGATCGTGCGCGATTACGACCCCAGTATTCCGGACATCATGGGCGACAAGGAGCTGCTGATTCAGGCGTTCCTGAACATCGTGCGCAACGCCATGCAGGCATTGCTTGAGGCGGGCATGATCGATGGGGTGATTCGCCTGCGTACCCGCATCCAACGGCAATTCACTATCGGGCGCCGCCATCATCCGCTGGTGTGCCGCGTCGACATCCTGGACAACGGCCCCGGTATTCCCCAGGACATGATCGAAAACATTTTCTACCCCATGATCTCCGGGCGCGCTGAAGGCACCGGACTGGGCTTAACGATTTCGCAACACCTTATCCATCAACACCACGGCCTTATCGAGTGCCAGAGTGAGCCGGGCCAAACCCGTTTCACTCTCTACCTACCAATGGAAGTACAACATGCAGAAGTCTAA
- the glnG gene encoding nitrogen regulation protein NR(I), with protein MQKSNRVWIIDDDRSIRWVLEKALQQANIDTRVFDSGDSALSQLNREVPDAIISDIRMPGMDGLALLTNLHSNHPQVPIIIMTAHSDLDSAVAAYQGGAFEYLPKPFDVDDAVAVTQRALAHAQEQKSEHTSVASIDANTEIIGEAPAMQEVFRAIGRLSQSNITVLINGQSGTGKELVARALHRHSPRRNGPFIALNMAAIPKDLMESELFGHEKGAFTGAASQRQGRFEQANGGSLFLDEIGDMPAETQTRLLRVLADGEFYRVGGHTPIKVDVRIIAATHQNLEHLVAENRFREDLFHRLNVIRIHIPKLANRREDIPKLARFFLHKAATELNVDPKVLLPETEEFFCSLQWPGNVRQLENTCRWITVMASGREVHIEDLPPELLDHKEGSTPADDWEKALRHWADQALARGHHQLLSEAVPTFERALIETALKYTAGRKRDAANLLGWGRNTLTRKLKDLGMSGGTEE; from the coding sequence ATGCAGAAGTCTAATCGTGTCTGGATTATTGATGATGATCGCTCCATCCGCTGGGTGCTGGAAAAGGCCCTGCAACAAGCCAACATTGACACGCGGGTATTTGACTCGGGTGACAGTGCGCTGAGCCAACTGAACCGCGAAGTGCCCGATGCCATTATCAGCGACATCCGCATGCCCGGGATGGATGGTCTGGCGCTGCTGACCAATCTGCACTCCAATCATCCGCAGGTGCCGATCATCATCATGACGGCGCATTCGGATCTGGACAGTGCGGTAGCGGCTTATCAGGGTGGCGCTTTTGAGTATCTGCCCAAGCCCTTCGACGTGGATGACGCCGTAGCTGTGACCCAGCGCGCCCTGGCTCATGCCCAGGAACAGAAGAGCGAACACACCAGTGTGGCGAGCATCGATGCCAACACCGAGATCATCGGTGAAGCGCCGGCCATGCAGGAAGTTTTCCGTGCAATCGGTCGCTTGTCCCAATCCAACATCACCGTATTGATCAATGGCCAGTCCGGTACCGGTAAAGAGCTGGTGGCACGCGCTCTGCACCGCCACAGCCCGCGCCGCAACGGTCCGTTCATTGCGCTGAACATGGCCGCGATCCCTAAAGATCTGATGGAATCCGAGTTGTTTGGCCATGAGAAAGGCGCCTTTACCGGAGCTGCCTCGCAACGCCAGGGGCGGTTTGAGCAAGCTAACGGCGGCTCGCTGTTTCTCGACGAAATTGGCGATATGCCGGCGGAAACCCAGACCCGTTTACTGCGCGTGCTGGCCGATGGCGAGTTCTACCGCGTTGGTGGTCATACGCCGATCAAGGTGGATGTGCGCATCATCGCCGCCACCCACCAGAACCTCGAACATCTGGTGGCGGAGAACCGCTTCCGTGAAGACTTGTTCCATCGTCTGAACGTGATCCGGATTCATATCCCCAAGCTCGCCAATCGCCGCGAGGATATTCCCAAGCTGGCGCGCTTCTTCCTGCATAAAGCCGCTACCGAATTGAATGTGGACCCGAAAGTGTTGCTGCCGGAAACCGAAGAGTTTTTCTGTTCCCTGCAATGGCCAGGCAACGTGCGCCAATTGGAGAATACCTGCCGCTGGATTACCGTGATGGCATCCGGCCGGGAAGTGCATATTGAAGACTTACCGCCGGAACTGCTGGACCATAAAGAAGGCAGCACACCGGCGGACGATTGGGAAAAAGCCTTACGCCACTGGGCCGATCAGGCTTTGGCACGCGGTCACCACCAGTTGCTCAGCGAAGCGGTACCAACCTTTGAGCGCGCACTGATTGAAACCGCACTCAAATACACCGCCGGGCGCAAACGCGACGCTGCCAATCTGCTCGGCTGGGGCCGCAATACCCTGACCCGCAAACTGAAAGACCTGGGCATGTCCGGCGGTACCGAAGAATAA
- a CDS encoding methyl-accepting chemotaxis protein has product MVERSLLTKLMGWLSAAMVLIAMIVAFANYRIAANELQEKFTHDSQTMIELTNSSLLEAVFAYDFQQIEAIAKSLVNTSLITGINIVDHRGKALATAQDAQLGDGQVPHTAIPIVYNGSNIGSYDITFSTHEVDQVLSSQVKNNILVVVLLLLASLGTVYVLTRRLVLAPVAEVTQSLASIADGGGDLTRRLSTARRDEIAALAHNFNRVMEHIADIIRNVVQVNDKVRDHVRDMAAATDSTVTSTGQQLKEIELVATAVEELSASATEIAKHAGDTAERTNATSILADEGHQVVNLSLNNVNSLTNQIDATAKKIQILKENSVNIGSVMEVIRTIAEQTNLLALNAAIEAARAGEQGRGFAVVADEVRSLAQKTRDSTEEIESIIVQLQRAADEAHQSMNTSTASARETIDTAARVGEALDKIRANITVINDMNHQIATASHQQSSVADEVSKNISAIHNLSGKVSQNANVVSASAGHLTQESSELKEQIDNFKI; this is encoded by the coding sequence ATGGTTGAACGTTCTCTGCTCACCAAATTGATGGGCTGGCTGAGCGCCGCCATGGTTTTGATTGCCATGATCGTGGCCTTTGCCAACTACCGCATTGCCGCCAACGAACTACAGGAAAAATTTACCCACGACAGCCAGACCATGATCGAGTTGACTAACTCCTCCTTACTGGAAGCCGTGTTCGCCTATGATTTCCAGCAGATTGAAGCCATTGCCAAATCCCTGGTCAATACCTCGCTCATCACTGGCATCAACATTGTGGATCATCGTGGCAAAGCACTGGCCACAGCCCAGGATGCCCAGCTCGGCGACGGCCAGGTTCCCCACACCGCCATTCCGATTGTGTACAACGGCAGCAATATCGGCAGCTACGACATTACTTTCTCCACCCATGAAGTCGACCAGGTACTGAGCAGCCAGGTTAAGAACAATATTTTGGTCGTGGTTTTGCTGCTGTTGGCAAGTCTGGGGACAGTGTACGTGCTGACCCGCCGACTGGTGCTGGCACCGGTAGCCGAAGTGACCCAATCCCTCGCCTCCATCGCTGACGGCGGCGGCGATTTGACCCGCCGTTTGTCCACCGCCCGACGCGATGAAATTGCCGCATTGGCCCACAACTTTAATCGCGTGATGGAACATATCGCCGACATCATCCGCAACGTGGTGCAGGTCAATGACAAAGTGCGCGACCACGTCCGCGATATGGCCGCTGCCACTGACAGCACCGTCACCTCCACCGGCCAACAGTTAAAAGAAATTGAATTGGTTGCCACCGCCGTGGAAGAACTGTCGGCCTCAGCCACCGAAATCGCCAAGCACGCCGGCGATACCGCTGAGCGAACCAACGCCACCAGCATCCTGGCCGATGAAGGACACCAGGTAGTCAATCTGTCACTCAATAACGTCAACAGCCTCACCAACCAGATTGATGCAACAGCGAAGAAAATTCAGATATTGAAAGAAAACAGTGTGAATATCGGCTCTGTGATGGAAGTGATTCGTACCATCGCCGAACAAACCAACCTGCTCGCTCTCAACGCCGCCATTGAAGCCGCGCGCGCCGGCGAACAAGGGCGCGGATTTGCGGTGGTCGCTGACGAAGTTCGCTCCCTCGCGCAAAAAACCCGCGACTCCACCGAAGAAATTGAATCGATCATTGTGCAATTGCAACGCGCGGCAGACGAAGCCCATCAATCCATGAACACCAGCACCGCCTCCGCACGCGAAACCATCGACACCGCCGCACGCGTCGGTGAAGCGCTCGATAAAATTCGCGCGAATATCACCGTGATCAACGACATGAACCACCAGATTGCCACCGCCTCACATCAACAAAGTTCAGTCGCGGATGAGGTGAGCAAAAATATTTCTGCGATCCACAACTTGTCCGGCAAAGTCTCGCAAAACGCCAATGTCGTCAGCGCCAGCGCCGGACACCTCACCCAGGAAAGCAGTGAGCTCAAAGAGCAGATAGACAACTTCAAGATTTAA